One region of Chryseobacterium sp. SORGH_AS_0447 genomic DNA includes:
- the atpB gene encoding F0F1 ATP synthase subunit A — MFKKFAVLFYSIFVLNLVSAQHGEATAEAGSATTELSEKDKVSKENKEYIDHHLLDAHDFTLMVDKEGHHIGFPLPVIFYDNGIHSFMSNKEGFIHGETTEVDGSYYKLHHEKIYKTDAAGNLAFDKEGHVTSEKVLDLSITKSVLIILLTSIFMLLLFTGMAKSYKKSQVPTGAARFLEPLVIFVRDEIAIPNIGHKYKRFIGYLLTVFFFILFLNVLGLMPFGINVTGNITMTFFLAILTYLITTFSANKDYWKHIFWMPGVPVPMKLIMLPIELLGTITKPFALMIRLFANMTAGHIVVMSLIGLIYVFKNVVAGVAFPFLTLVIYLLEVLVAFLQAYIFTMLSALFIGMAVQDHEHEHHAAH; from the coding sequence ATGTTTAAGAAATTCGCAGTTTTATTCTACAGTATTTTTGTATTAAACTTAGTGTCTGCACAGCACGGTGAGGCTACTGCCGAGGCAGGTTCTGCCACCACGGAGCTTTCAGAGAAAGACAAAGTAAGTAAAGAAAACAAAGAGTACATCGATCATCACTTGTTGGATGCACACGACTTTACATTGATGGTGGATAAAGAAGGTCACCACATCGGTTTTCCGCTTCCTGTTATTTTTTATGATAACGGTATTCATTCTTTCATGAGCAACAAAGAAGGTTTCATTCATGGGGAAACAACAGAAGTAGACGGATCTTATTATAAATTACACCACGAAAAAATTTATAAGACGGATGCTGCCGGGAATTTGGCTTTCGATAAAGAAGGTCATGTAACTTCAGAAAAAGTATTGGACTTGTCAATTACGAAAAGTGTACTGATCATCTTATTAACTTCAATCTTCATGTTGTTGTTATTTACAGGAATGGCTAAGTCTTATAAAAAATCTCAGGTTCCTACAGGAGCAGCAAGATTTTTAGAACCTTTGGTTATCTTCGTAAGAGACGAAATCGCTATCCCGAATATCGGGCACAAGTATAAAAGATTCATCGGTTATTTATTAACGGTATTTTTCTTTATCTTATTTTTGAACGTATTGGGTTTAATGCCTTTCGGAATCAACGTTACTGGTAACATCACCATGACATTTTTCTTAGCGATCCTTACGTATCTTATTACAACGTTCTCTGCTAACAAGGATTATTGGAAACATATTTTCTGGATGCCGGGTGTTCCTGTACCAATGAAACTGATTATGTTGCCGATCGAATTGTTAGGAACAATCACCAAGCCTTTCGCTTTGATGATCCGACTTTTTGCCAACATGACGGCAGGACACATTGTTGTAATGAGTTTGATCGGACTGATCTATGTGTTTAAAAATGTAGTGGCAGGTGTTGCTTTCCCTTTCCTTACCCTGGTAATTTATTTACTGGAAGTATTGGTGGCATTCTTACAGGCTTATATCTTCACGATGTTATCCGCTTTATTTATCGGAATGGCTGTACAGGATCACGAGCACGAACACCACGCGGCTCACTAA
- the atpE gene encoding ATP synthase F0 subunit C, whose protein sequence is MEIPKIVGAGIVVLGVGIGLGKIGAAALEAIARQPEQSGKIQTAMLIAAALVEGVAFAALFAVN, encoded by the coding sequence ATGGAAATCCCTAAAATTGTAGGTGCTGGTATCGTAGTACTAGGTGTAGGTATCGGTCTTGGTAAAATCGGAGCTGCTGCTCTTGAAGCTATCGCTAGACAACCTGAACAATCTGGAAAAATCCAAACAGCTATGCTTATCGCAGCTGCACTTGTAGAAGGTGTTGCGTTTGCTGCTCTATTCGCAGTAAACTAA
- a CDS encoding F0F1 ATP synthase subunit B has translation MELIHQFSSGLFIIQTIIFLALLLLLGKFAWKPILKSINDRETSIVDALNQATLARKEMETLKEDNERIIREAKIERDAILKEAREIRDKIVGEAKDVAKSEGDKMIEAAKQTINAEKNAAMADIKSQIGTLSVNIAESILQQKLDNSEAQNELVQNYLNKSNLN, from the coding sequence ATGGAATTAATTCACCAGTTTTCATCAGGATTATTTATTATCCAAACAATTATTTTTCTGGCATTGTTATTATTGTTAGGTAAATTCGCTTGGAAACCTATTTTAAAATCTATTAATGATAGAGAAACTTCTATTGTTGACGCTCTTAATCAGGCTACATTGGCAAGAAAAGAGATGGAAACTTTAAAAGAGGATAACGAAAGAATCATTCGTGAGGCTAAAATCGAAAGAGATGCGATCCTTAAAGAAGCGAGAGAAATCAGAGATAAAATCGTAGGTGAAGCTAAGGATGTTGCTAAATCTGAAGGTGATAAAATGATCGAAGCTGCTAAACAAACCATCAATGCTGAGAAAAATGCTGCTATGGCAGACATCAAATCTCAGATCGGTACATTATCAGTAAACATCGCGGAATCTATCCTTCAGCAGAAATTGGATAACAGCGAAGCTCAAAACGAATTAGTTCAGAATTATTTAAACAAATCAAACCTTAACTAA
- the atpH gene encoding ATP synthase F1 subunit delta has product MLTSKVAKRYAQGLLDFTNESGQTATVFSEMKDVVKLMKESSDLNKFFLTPYIDSKKKVEVANEIFKGLSVSSRNLITLVIKHGRENQLKNIAQEFINKVEDINGVQRVTLTTATQLSKENLEQILRTSNLVNTNTNFDLQVNVKPEILGGYILRVGDQQIDASVKSKLNQVKKDFSLN; this is encoded by the coding sequence ATGCTTACATCTAAAGTAGCTAAAAGATACGCACAAGGTTTACTTGATTTTACAAACGAATCAGGTCAGACGGCTACTGTATTTTCTGAAATGAAAGATGTGGTAAAGCTGATGAAAGAATCTTCAGATCTGAATAAATTCTTCCTTACGCCGTACATCGATTCTAAAAAGAAAGTAGAAGTAGCAAACGAAATATTCAAAGGTTTATCGGTTTCCAGCCGCAATCTGATTACTTTGGTGATCAAGCACGGTCGTGAAAACCAGCTTAAAAATATTGCACAGGAATTCATCAACAAAGTAGAGGATATCAACGGGGTACAGAGAGTAACTCTTACAACGGCGACTCAGCTTTCCAAAGAAAACCTTGAGCAGATTTTAAGAACTTCCAATCTCGTTAATACCAATACCAATTTCGATTTGCAGGTAAATGTAAAGCCTGAAATTTTAGGAGGTTATATTTTAAGAGTGGGAGACCAGCAGATCGATGCATCTGTAAAGTCTAAGCTTAATCAGGTTAAAAAAGACTTTAGCTTAAATTAA
- the atpA gene encoding F0F1 ATP synthase subunit alpha, with protein MAEINPAEVSAILKQQLANFDTQSNVEEVGTVLTIGDGIARVYGLENVQYGELVKFSSDVEGIVLNLEEDNVGVALLGESKLVKEGDTVRRTNRISSIKVGEGMLGRVVDTLGNPIDGKGPIAGDLYEMPLERKAPGVIYRQPVTEPLQSGIVAIDSMIPVGRGQRELIIGDRQTGKTTVAIDTIINQKEFFDAGKPVYCIYVAIGQKASTVAQIVKTLSDKGALAYTVIVAANASDPVPMQVYSAMAGAAIGEFFRDTGRPALIVYDDLSKQAVAYRELSLLLRRPPGREAYPGDVFYLHSRLLERAAKVIADDQIASQMNDLPESLKPIVKGGGSLTALPIIETQAGDVSAYIPTNVISITDGQIFLESDLFNSGVRPAINVGISVSRVGGNAQIKSMKKVSGTLKLDQAQYKELEAFAKFGSDLDAATLAVISKGERNVEILKQPVNSPLPVDSQVAMIYAGTENLLRNVPIRKVKEFQIEYIEFLRSKHPDTMAAIKAGKIDDSITSVLKQAANDLASKYN; from the coding sequence ATGGCAGAAATAAATCCGGCAGAAGTATCTGCGATCTTAAAACAGCAATTGGCCAACTTCGATACTCAATCAAACGTTGAGGAAGTAGGTACAGTTTTAACCATCGGTGATGGTATTGCTCGTGTATACGGGTTAGAAAACGTACAATACGGAGAGTTGGTGAAATTTTCTAGTGATGTAGAAGGTATTGTACTGAACCTTGAAGAAGACAACGTTGGTGTTGCTTTACTAGGTGAAAGTAAATTAGTAAAAGAAGGAGACACTGTAAGAAGAACAAACCGAATCTCTTCTATTAAAGTAGGAGAAGGAATGTTGGGAAGAGTAGTAGATACTCTTGGTAACCCTATCGATGGTAAAGGTCCTATTGCAGGAGATTTATACGAAATGCCGTTGGAAAGAAAAGCTCCAGGAGTTATCTACAGACAGCCGGTAACTGAACCTTTACAGTCAGGTATCGTTGCGATCGACTCTATGATCCCTGTAGGAAGAGGACAGAGAGAGCTTATCATCGGTGACAGACAGACCGGTAAAACTACTGTTGCGATCGATACGATCATCAACCAAAAAGAATTCTTTGATGCAGGGAAACCTGTATATTGTATATATGTTGCTATCGGACAGAAAGCATCTACTGTAGCACAAATCGTTAAAACCCTTTCAGATAAAGGAGCTTTGGCATACACCGTAATCGTTGCGGCTAATGCATCAGATCCGGTTCCGATGCAGGTATATTCTGCTATGGCAGGAGCTGCAATCGGTGAGTTCTTCAGAGATACGGGAAGACCTGCATTGATCGTTTATGATGATTTATCCAAGCAGGCCGTAGCTTACCGTGAGCTTTCCCTACTATTGAGAAGACCACCGGGCCGTGAAGCTTATCCTGGGGACGTTTTCTACCTTCACTCAAGATTATTGGAAAGAGCAGCGAAAGTAATTGCTGATGATCAGATTGCAAGCCAGATGAACGATTTACCGGAATCTTTGAAGCCGATCGTAAAAGGAGGAGGATCTTTAACGGCACTTCCGATTATCGAAACTCAGGCAGGTGACGTTTCTGCGTATATTCCGACCAACGTAATCTCGATTACAGACGGACAGATCTTCTTGGAGTCCGACCTATTCAACTCTGGGGTTCGTCCTGCGATCAACGTAGGGATCTCCGTATCAAGGGTAGGAGGTAATGCTCAGATCAAATCCATGAAAAAAGTTTCTGGTACGCTTAAGCTAGACCAGGCTCAGTATAAAGAATTGGAAGCGTTCGCTAAGTTCGGTTCAGACCTTGATGCAGCTACATTGGCAGTTATCTCTAAAGGGGAAAGAAACGTGGAAATCCTTAAGCAGCCGGTAAACTCTCCGCTTCCGGTAGACAGCCAGGTAGCAATGATCTACGCAGGAACAGAGAACTTATTAAGAAACGTTCCGATCAGAAAAGTAAAAGAATTCCAGATCGAATATATCGAATTCCTTAGATCCAAGCACCCAGACACAATGGCTGCGATCAAAGCAGGGAAAATCGATGATTCCATCACCAGCGTTCTTAAGCAGGCAGCTAACGATTTAGCTTCTAAATATAACTAA
- the atpG gene encoding ATP synthase F1 subunit gamma: MANLKEIRGRITSISSTMQITRAMKMVSAAKLKKAQDAIVMLRPYSEKLQELIQNVNSSSDPDQISVYAQKRQVKRVLFIAITSNRGLAGAFNSSIVKELNAQFQNNSQYEVEVLSIGKKAFDAVRRSRTVYANESAIFDKLSFEAVSHVAEAVMDSYTEGKFDEVYLIYNKFVNAATQEVTTEQLLPISMPETTEPQVETDYIFEPSRAEILDNLIPKSIKTQVFKAVLDSVASEHGARMTAMHKATDNAQALKNDLVIFYNKARQAAITNEILEIVSGAEALKNS; this comes from the coding sequence ATGGCAAACTTAAAAGAAATACGAGGCAGAATTACATCAATTTCATCAACGATGCAGATTACCCGTGCCATGAAAATGGTTTCCGCTGCGAAACTTAAAAAAGCACAGGATGCCATCGTGATGTTGAGACCTTATTCTGAGAAACTGCAGGAGCTTATCCAGAATGTAAATTCCAGTTCGGATCCTGATCAGATTTCTGTTTACGCTCAGAAAAGACAGGTGAAAAGAGTGCTTTTCATCGCTATTACTTCAAACAGAGGTCTTGCCGGAGCTTTCAACTCATCGATCGTTAAAGAGCTGAATGCACAGTTTCAGAATAACTCCCAGTACGAAGTTGAAGTGCTTTCTATCGGTAAAAAAGCTTTTGATGCAGTAAGAAGAAGCCGTACGGTATATGCCAACGAAAGTGCAATCTTTGATAAATTGAGCTTTGAGGCGGTTTCTCATGTTGCTGAAGCAGTAATGGACAGCTATACAGAAGGAAAATTTGACGAAGTTTATTTAATTTACAATAAATTCGTGAATGCTGCCACTCAGGAAGTAACCACAGAACAGCTTCTTCCGATTTCAATGCCTGAAACTACAGAACCTCAGGTAGAAACGGATTATATTTTCGAACCAAGCAGAGCGGAAATCCTTGATAATCTGATTCCTAAATCCATTAAGACTCAGGTTTTCAAAGCAGTTCTTGATTCGGTAGCATCTGAACACGGAGCGAGAATGACGGCCATGCATAAAGCAACAGATAATGCCCAGGCATTGAAGAATGATCTGGTTATTTTCTACAACAAAGCAAGACAGGCGGCCATTACAAACGAGATCCTTGAGATCGTTTCCGGAGCTGAAGCTTTGAAAAATTCATAA
- a CDS encoding hemolysin family protein — MDSDIVRLLLAVLLVLLNGFFVAAEFSIVKVRYSQIQLKAAEGNSMAKQAEHIIKHLDEYLSATQLGITLASLALGWVGESALHHIVENIFDSLNVDLSEATVTSISVITSFVLITIMHIVFGELIPKSIAIRKSESTTMATAIPLRVFYTVFKPFIWLMNLMSNTFLRLVKIHPASEHEIHSTEELQLLVKQSADSGEIEEENYEIIKNAFDFTDHSAKQIMVPRQNITSIDFEEDVNEIINKIMDSGYSRIPVYVDSIDNIIGILYTKEIIREFVKRKGELNHEDLKELMRDAFFVVGSKKISDLLKIFQQKKQHLAIVIDEFGGTEGIITLEDILEELVGEIQDEEDDEEKIVDKIGENTYWVQATQPLDEINEFLPKKLALSEESEYNTLAGFILHALEDIPEENQEFELENYQFKILKMNNKSVELVELVYEEPNNVNDLAEKIGEV, encoded by the coding sequence ATGGACTCGGACATAGTCAGGCTTTTGCTGGCCGTATTACTTGTTTTACTTAATGGCTTCTTCGTAGCCGCAGAATTTTCAATCGTTAAAGTTCGTTATTCACAGATCCAGTTGAAAGCCGCAGAGGGAAACTCTATGGCCAAGCAGGCAGAGCATATCATCAAGCATCTTGATGAATACCTTTCGGCTACGCAGCTCGGGATCACATTGGCTTCCCTTGCATTAGGTTGGGTGGGAGAAAGCGCCCTTCATCATATTGTTGAAAATATTTTCGATTCTCTTAACGTTGATCTCAGTGAGGCGACGGTTACTTCTATATCAGTCATTACAAGCTTTGTACTGATTACGATCATGCACATTGTTTTCGGCGAGCTGATCCCGAAATCCATTGCAATCAGAAAGTCGGAGTCCACAACGATGGCTACAGCTATCCCGTTGAGGGTTTTCTATACCGTATTTAAACCGTTTATCTGGTTGATGAACCTAATGTCCAATACCTTTTTAAGGCTGGTAAAAATTCACCCGGCATCGGAGCATGAAATCCATTCGACAGAGGAACTTCAGTTATTGGTAAAACAGAGTGCGGACAGTGGGGAAATTGAAGAGGAAAACTATGAGATCATCAAAAATGCATTCGATTTTACGGATCACTCTGCAAAACAGATCATGGTGCCCCGTCAGAACATCACTTCGATCGATTTTGAAGAGGATGTGAATGAAATCATCAATAAAATTATGGACAGCGGTTATTCCAGAATTCCTGTCTATGTAGATTCGATCGATAATATCATTGGGATACTGTATACCAAGGAAATCATCCGGGAATTCGTGAAAAGAAAAGGAGAGCTGAATCATGAAGATCTAAAAGAACTGATGAGGGATGCATTCTTTGTTGTAGGAAGCAAGAAGATTTCGGATTTACTAAAAATCTTCCAACAGAAAAAGCAGCATTTGGCCATTGTTATCGATGAGTTCGGTGGAACAGAAGGAATTATTACCCTGGAGGACATTCTTGAAGAACTTGTGGGTGAAATCCAGGATGAAGAAGACGATGAGGAGAAAATCGTTGATAAAATCGGAGAAAACACCTACTGGGTGCAGGCAACGCAGCCTTTGGATGAAATCAACGAATTTTTGCCGAAGAAACTGGCACTTTCTGAAGAGAGTGAATACAATACTCTGGCCGGATTTATTCTTCACGCTCTGGAAGACATCCCGGAAGAAAATCAAGAGTTCGAGCTGGAAAATTATCAGTTCAAGATTCTGAAAATGAATAATAAGAGTGTGGAGTTGGTAGAGTTGGTATATGAAGAGCCCAATAATGTCAATGACCTGGCAGAGAAGATAGGAGAGGTTTAA
- a CDS encoding ATP-dependent Clp protease adaptor ClpS: MFFNHIKDYDDPKRKYEEEVLVLDDTDEVYKLVLHNDDVHTFDYVIDSLIEICKHTLEQAEQCTLLVHFKGKCTVKTGSLDLLKPMHEKLLSRELTSEIV; this comes from the coding sequence ATGTTTTTCAACCATATAAAAGATTACGACGACCCGAAACGGAAATATGAAGAAGAAGTTCTCGTTTTGGACGATACGGACGAAGTATATAAGCTCGTGCTGCATAATGATGATGTTCACACTTTTGATTATGTGATCGATTCTCTAATCGAAATCTGTAAACACACCCTGGAACAGGCCGAACAATGCACCTTATTGGTTCATTTTAAAGGCAAATGCACCGTTAAAACTGGCTCGTTGGATCTTCTGAAGCCTATGCATGAAAAATTACTTTCAAGGGAATTAACAAGCGAAATCGTATAA
- the udk gene encoding uridine kinase — protein MLVIGIAGGTGSGKTTVVDKIIQQLDIEGMNILSQDNYYHDNHNLTLVEREALNYDHPKSIDFDLLIKHVKALKNNQPIEQPIYSFVTHGRTGDHVTVEPKNVLVVEGILVLTNKELLKEFDLKVFVHADSDERLIRRIRRDTQERGRDLNEVLHRYQTTLKPMHQEFIEPSKNEADLIIPNMRQNSVAIDFLTTVIKNSLRKH, from the coding sequence ATGCTTGTAATAGGAATTGCAGGAGGTACAGGATCCGGCAAAACTACGGTGGTTGACAAAATTATCCAGCAGCTGGATATAGAGGGAATGAACATCCTTTCGCAGGATAATTATTATCACGATAATCATAACCTGACCCTGGTTGAAAGAGAAGCCCTGAATTATGACCACCCGAAATCCATTGATTTCGATTTATTGATAAAACACGTAAAAGCATTAAAAAACAATCAGCCGATTGAGCAGCCGATTTACAGCTTTGTAACGCATGGAAGAACCGGAGATCATGTAACTGTAGAACCTAAAAATGTATTGGTGGTGGAAGGGATCCTCGTTCTTACCAATAAGGAACTGCTTAAGGAATTCGATCTTAAAGTATTTGTGCATGCCGATTCCGATGAAAGACTGATCCGAAGGATCCGCAGGGATACGCAGGAAAGGGGAAGGGATCTTAATGAAGTCCTGCACCGGTACCAGACCACGCTGAAACCGATGCACCAGGAATTTATCGAGCCTTCGAAAAATGAAGCGGATCTTATTATCCCGAACATGAGGCAGAATTCCGTAGCGATTGACTTTTTAACTACCGTTATTAAAAATTCGTTGAGAAAACATTAG
- a CDS encoding septum formation initiator family protein → MKENKLIKDIQPKSETFKLIQKYILNKYTITICLFLVWMIFFDKTSFLVINELNGEISKYEEQLQYYKTEYEKNDAFYKKLMNNKSEKEKYARENYFMKKPDEEIFILVVDSTKVAKK, encoded by the coding sequence ATGAAAGAAAATAAACTTATCAAAGACATTCAGCCCAAGTCTGAAACATTCAAACTTATTCAGAAATACATTCTGAATAAATATACGATTACGATCTGCCTTTTTCTGGTGTGGATGATCTTCTTTGATAAGACTTCTTTCCTCGTAATCAACGAACTGAATGGCGAGATCAGCAAATACGAAGAACAGCTTCAGTACTATAAAACCGAATACGAGAAAAACGACGCGTTTTATAAAAAACTGATGAACAATAAATCCGAAAAGGAGAAATACGCCCGCGAAAATTATTTCATGAAGAAACCGGATGAAGAAATCTTTATTCTGGTGGTAGACAGCACCAAAGTTGCTAAGAAATAG
- a CDS encoding methylmalonyl-CoA mutase family protein: MSENAWENLVKKQLKTDDIYSVLKKENLEGIEVKPFYDSVDRPLANLPKIEESTHLVASYHESLQEDVFAFLLDQNVENLEQKTIFVNNTDLAGHISPKEEDQYFSLVDVFDEKKAAVNDQLVKELLAKQFRRNICVDISLHQNAGAAIYQQLGIALAKTKELVELYGAGILNKLIFRIAVGANYFFEMAKLRAFKIVFNQLSKEYGLDEIPYIFAETSLRNKSVSDNENNLIRSTLELASAMIGGADAVFSNNYLVDRSTENSEEISFKQQIVLAYESIINVFEDASNGSYYVEDITRQIAEKSWTFFVEIEEKGGYLELLKQGVIQKKIYDHAVAEQQWVEEGKIKLIGVNLYPKLEIKKSSEELYSEKEIRAVRWAEMFE, translated from the coding sequence ATGTCAGAAAACGCCTGGGAAAATCTAGTAAAAAAACAGCTCAAGACCGACGATATTTATTCCGTTCTTAAAAAAGAAAACCTGGAAGGAATCGAAGTAAAACCCTTTTACGATTCCGTAGACAGACCTTTAGCCAATCTGCCGAAAATTGAAGAAAGCACACATCTGGTGGCCAGCTATCACGAAAGTCTGCAGGAGGATGTATTTGCCTTTCTGCTGGATCAGAATGTAGAAAACCTTGAGCAGAAAACTATTTTTGTAAATAATACTGATCTCGCCGGACATATCAGCCCGAAAGAAGAAGACCAGTATTTTTCCTTAGTTGATGTTTTTGATGAAAAAAAGGCTGCTGTCAACGATCAGCTGGTAAAAGAATTACTGGCAAAACAATTCAGAAGGAATATCTGTGTGGATATTTCCCTTCATCAGAATGCCGGCGCCGCCATTTATCAGCAGCTGGGGATTGCCTTGGCAAAAACAAAAGAACTGGTGGAATTATACGGTGCCGGAATCCTGAATAAACTGATATTCAGAATTGCGGTCGGAGCCAACTATTTCTTTGAAATGGCCAAGCTGCGGGCATTTAAGATCGTTTTCAATCAGCTTTCCAAAGAATATGGCCTGGATGAAATTCCGTACATTTTTGCAGAAACGTCTTTGCGGAATAAATCGGTCAGTGATAATGAAAATAACCTGATCCGCTCTACACTCGAATTGGCTTCCGCCATGATCGGAGGTGCTGATGCGGTCTTCAGCAACAATTATCTGGTAGACCGAAGCACGGAAAATTCGGAAGAAATTTCCTTCAAACAGCAAATCGTACTGGCTTACGAAAGCATCATTAATGTTTTTGAAGACGCTTCCAACGGCAGTTATTATGTAGAAGATATTACCCGGCAGATTGCCGAAAAATCCTGGACTTTTTTTGTGGAAATAGAAGAAAAAGGAGGATATCTGGAATTGCTAAAACAGGGAGTCATCCAGAAAAAAATCTACGATCACGCCGTAGCAGAACAGCAATGGGTGGAAGAAGGAAAAATAAAGTTGATCGGTGTGAACCTGTATCCGAAATTAGAAATAAAAAAATCTTCGGAAGAATTGTATAGCGAAAAAGAGATTAGAGCAGTTCGCTGGGCTGAAATGTTTGAGTAA
- a CDS encoding DinB family protein: MKKKLIDLFEYTYHFNKEMIIVITENIEKIDTKTISLLNHTLNAQQIWNSRILGENSFEVWQVNPLENLNEINQQNFNKSIEIIEKFDFDQKVQYENSKGAKFENTVFEILFQAINHSTYHRGQINSLLKQNEINPVLTDYIFYKR; this comes from the coding sequence ATGAAAAAAAAACTGATTGATTTGTTTGAATACACATATCATTTTAACAAAGAAATGATTATAGTTATTACAGAAAATATTGAAAAAATAGATACAAAAACAATCAGTTTACTTAATCATACCCTTAATGCCCAACAGATCTGGAATTCGCGGATTTTAGGAGAAAATTCATTTGAAGTGTGGCAGGTAAATCCTTTAGAAAATTTAAATGAAATAAATCAGCAGAATTTTAATAAAAGTATTGAAATTATAGAAAAATTTGATTTTGATCAGAAGGTTCAATATGAAAATTCTAAAGGGGCAAAATTTGAAAACACAGTCTTTGAAATACTTTTTCAGGCGATTAATCATTCAACCTACCATCGTGGACAAATCAACTCCCTTCTCAAACAGAATGAAATCAATCCGGTTTTGACGGATTATATTTTTTATAAACGATAA
- a CDS encoding dipeptidase yields the protein MQETLNYINENKQRFVDELFELLRIPSISADPAYKEDVLKCADAVASHLKSAGADNVEVCQTKGYPIVFGEKILDKNLPTVLVYGHYDVQPADPLELWTRPPFEPYIEKTELHPEGAIFARGSADDKGQFFMHLKAFEAMMKTNTLPCNVKFILEGEEEVGSVSLGDFVNENKEKLSCDCILISDTHIYSNEQPTVTTGLRGLSYVEVEIEGPNRDLHSGLYGGAVPNPIHVLSRMIAKLIDEDGHITIDGFYDNVETVSDSDRADMNKLKDNPEEFKKSIGLNGVEGEKGYTTLERTSIRPTLDCNGLWGGYTGEGAKTVIPSKASAKISMRLVPYQTPEEITEKFTAYFKKIAPENVKVKVTPHHGGMPYVLPTDTKEFTAAKQAMETAFGKEVLPYRGGGSIPITAMFEQVLGAKSVLMGFGLDSDAIHSPNEHYGLFNFYKGIESIPLFFENYAK from the coding sequence ATGCAAGAGACATTAAATTACATCAACGAAAACAAACAGCGTTTCGTAGATGAATTGTTTGAGTTACTGAGAATTCCCTCTATTTCTGCGGATCCGGCCTATAAAGAAGACGTGCTGAAATGTGCGGACGCTGTGGCATCACACCTGAAAAGTGCAGGTGCGGATAACGTGGAAGTATGCCAGACCAAAGGATATCCTATCGTTTTCGGGGAGAAAATTTTAGATAAAAACCTGCCGACTGTTTTGGTCTACGGGCATTACGATGTTCAGCCTGCCGATCCGCTGGAATTATGGACCAGACCGCCTTTCGAACCTTATATTGAAAAAACGGAGCTTCATCCGGAAGGGGCTATCTTCGCCAGAGGTTCCGCAGATGATAAAGGTCAGTTTTTCATGCACCTGAAGGCTTTTGAGGCGATGATGAAAACCAATACGCTTCCTTGCAATGTGAAATTTATTCTGGAAGGTGAAGAAGAAGTAGGCTCAGTCAGCCTGGGTGATTTCGTGAATGAAAATAAAGAAAAATTGTCCTGCGACTGTATCCTAATCTCCGATACCCATATTTACAGCAATGAGCAGCCTACGGTAACAACAGGTTTAAGAGGCCTCAGCTATGTTGAAGTTGAAATCGAAGGTCCTAACCGGGATCTCCACTCAGGACTTTACGGGGGAGCAGTTCCAAACCCGATTCATGTGCTTTCAAGAATGATTGCGAAACTGATTGATGAAGACGGACACATTACCATTGATGGATTCTACGATAACGTGGAAACGGTTTCCGATTCCGACAGAGCCGATATGAATAAACTGAAGGACAATCCTGAAGAATTCAAAAAATCTATCGGACTAAACGGCGTTGAAGGAGAAAAAGGATATACAACTTTGGAAAGAACATCGATCCGTCCAACTTTAGACTGCAACGGACTCTGGGGAGGCTACACGGGAGAAGGTGCAAAAACAGTGATCCCTTCAAAAGCTTCTGCTAAAATTTCCATGCGTCTGGTACCTTATCAGACTCCGGAAGAAATTACGGAGAAATTTACCGCTTATTTTAAAAAGATCGCTCCTGAAAACGTAAAAGTAAAGGTAACACCGCACCACGGAGGAATGCCTTATGTCCTACCAACCGATACCAAAGAGTTCACAGCAGCCAAGCAGGCTATGGAAACTGCTTTTGGAAAAGAAGTTCTTCCATACAGAGGCGGAGGAAGTATTCCGATTACCGCGATGTTTGAGCAGGTTTTAGGCGCTAAATCTGTTTTAATGGGCTTTGGGCTGGATTCCGATGCGATCCACTCTCCGAATGAGCATTATGGCTTATTTAATTTCTATAAGGGAATTGAAAGTATACCGCTGTTTTTTGAGAATTATGCTAAATAA